The genomic DNA TGTCTTATTACAGTACTCATGAGATTTGGGTTAATCTTATAATGACTGATATGTTTTGATAAATCTTATCATATGCAATATTCCTTCATCTCAATTATCGTCCAGTAGCTTCAAGCCAAAGGGATTATTAGGCTAAAAAAAGAAAATACTTGCATATCATAATATCAATTTCCCCAGATTTCCTCTAAATGAATGTCATAGCCAGGATATGGTATATATTCCCAGATCCAAACAGATTTGATTTCCCGAGAAAATCATCAGAACATACTGGCGTTCAATTAAGACTTGGAGATATACCTATCAATACGGGTGAGGATGTTCTCGGAGGACATGATCACCACAGGAATTTCTCTAAAGGTTGATGATCGCTGTTCCAACATCAAATGAAACATAATCAGTAATGGAATTCACAATAGTTTCATCTCCATCTTCAAATAAATTTTAGGATTAGAATGATCAAATAAACTTAGAAAAAAAGACCTTGATTCTCTTGAGGAGTTCATATCCAGTCATTCCGGGCATGGAGTAATCCGTCATTATAAGATTCACCTTCAAACCCTGTAATAGCAGCCATTTTAACACCACACACAATCAATCCTAAATTTCATCTAATATTTTATTCAATAGTttgtttgatttttattatttaattttctattattttcgTAGCAACCCAAACAGATAGAACTACTCACATTGAAACCCAGAGACCCTTTTTCTTCATCCAAACCAAGAAACTGCAAGGCTCTTGCCCCACTCTCCACAGTTGTGACTGCACGAAAACAAAGAATCAGACCAGACCCAATCTTCAAAATCAACAAAACCCCACAAGTATTGATCCAAAACAAGGTGGGGAAATGGAAACTAAGCTGTACCTTTACAAGAGGATATCTTTAGCAACTTTTCAATAACCTTACGATCGACGTGACTATCATCCACGGCAAGAACATGCAATTGAGACTCAGATGCTAAAACCTCACCAGCAACCTCCATAATCCAGTATGAGAGTGATGAGTTAAAAAGAAGAAGAGGAGGCTCTCTGTGTGTGTGTGTAAATGTGTTGTTTTAGAAACAAGGAAACAAGGGTTTGGATTTGGATTTTTaaatgaagaagaaagagaaagagTGTTTAAAAAGGAGATGTAAAGGCGAAGATTGTGAAGATCCATCCAAATCCAATATCGTAGAGTAAGATCTTAGCAAATCTTTTAAAGCAGGAGAGGGAGCATTATCCCCCACTTGTCTCTTGTCCTGTCAAATTGACTAAATACTtccatgtgtatatatatatatatatgtaaagaaaaaagaaaatgtaaATGGCAGTGTTAACCCTGTACGTAAAAATCACCGAAAATGGAGGCAGAAGACAAATCGTATAGAATAAATTTAACAGAGGATTTCGGGTTTTAGATTTGGCTTTGACTCTGTCTGATAGATACTGAGAGCGTAGAGTAGTTGAAACCGGCACAATTAGTAGTAGTATTTGGAAATGGAAATAAAATTCCCGTCTTTCTGTCCAACAGGCATGGATTACTGGTGGGTCAGTTTCGATGGGCTTTTTTTTTCCCACGCGTCATCTCTTTGACCACCGTTTTATCAAATGGCCTTTTTGTCTTAAAAGAATAACTCAACACTCTCCTTCGCTGTATGGTTGAATTACATAAAGGTAAACCATGTAATCATTCACATTTTTTAATCATAATCATATTCATAACATTTCTTTTCTCCTTCATAATTTCATTCCACAATTACAACAAAACCAAGGAAGCAATAAACAAAGCTCTCCTACAAGACAAAGGTGGAGAACCCACCTAAAAGGAAACAAAGAAGAGATTGCGGTATGAACATGGCACACCCAAACATCAATGTATAAACTTTAATGCGGTAGTAGATGAATTCCTAAACAGAATGAATAGTTGCAACGAGGTAAAAAAAACCAAGTTCCCATGAAAAACTCGATAGGCGGCCAATGTCATTATGGAGTGAGGACTTAGAAAATCAAGTCACCATTGGACTTGAGTGTCACGGTTGTAGAAGGTTCTTTAATTGACAGAGGAAGCATTGCAAGCAATAAATGTAGCAAAAAAAAGACATAGAGGAAGATTGGAATAGATTTTATAACATTAAGTATAATGGTAGATGATTGGTAAGGTGAAGAAAAGGAACTGTGATTAATAATATgactaaacaaaaaaaaaattgagacaATCATAGAgagaattttgagaaatagaaagtCAAAGTAGCAAAAATCTTATCACCGGATGTGAAAATCTCTTATTTATAGTATTTTAAAATGCAAGTTACAAAGTTGACAATTAATGaagtaatcatatatatatatatataaaagaattatAAGAACATACATGAAAACTTCCAGTTTTGGGATAATTGTTTGAATTCCAAAGTACTTCCTTTTAGTTTTATTAAAGTggatctttttttttaaattaagttttaaatttaattttcttgCTATTATTAATAATAGTTCATCGGGCAAGAAACGAAAAAAatcttattctattttattttgtttgttatatatatatatatatatatgataacatacatacacatatataataaaatagagTTTTGGAATAATTTTAGTGACAATTAGTTCTAAACCAGTTCTAAAATATTTGTAGTCAACATAATTTAATTtcgtaattaaattattaaagaaaattataaaaataaatagatacataaaaataattaaatgtattaTAATTGATGCATACAATTGGCTCGCACACAAATATGCAAACTAGTGTATAATTTATAAAAGAAGTTATAGGAGTATAGAAACttttaattctaaataattcTTTGAATTTCAAAATCTTCTTTTGATCATATTTAAAGTAAATccattttcaaattaaattttaaatataattttattaccatTAATAATAAATCATCAAATTTAGTGCATATTTCACATTAAAATCACCAAATCAAATGGAAACCAATTTTGAAGTATACCACCAATTttctatttaaataaatttaatatgaaTTACTCTCTTACATAAAAATTAAACTTGCAAATATTGTTTCATGTTATATTTAATtggttaatattttattaagttttaaatatgaaataaaatgttttcaaaattttcattttaatttataaatatttggcatatattttaatataattgatTTATATTAATACCCACTTAAATCTCACtaaattaaacattttgaaataataaaattttatgctATTTTGAAAGATTCAAGATTCAAATAATTGTAggatgatttgacaaaaaatacaAGCTTACTCGCTAAAAAGgtaaaaaataaattgaatgctaaaatatatatatattttgataaaattggagaactaaatatattattatacctttaaaaatataaaataaaaaattaaaagtgaCAAGTGAAAATGGGTGCCGCCCTTATTGGGGACAaccttttataattaaattattattattttttattttattaaaaataattaaaaatatagcaGATGcatactttaaaaattaaaaaacgtGTACTTCAAGtacaaatttagaaaaaaaaatcaaagtagaAAAACAAATCAACTTTATAtgtcaaattataaattaaagctAACAGAAATATTAACAGTgactttataaattataataaaattaaatatttacccCAGCAGTTAAATTTTATAAAGTAACATCCCAAGTACATAATTACCGTAACATACTTATACACCAATTCAATATTCCTTCATTTTTAAGGTACCAATTAAACCGGTTTTATCACCAGTTTCCGGTGAAATCAGTCcataaatatcaaatatcaaTGTTAAACCTAACACAGTTAATTTGCATAATTATTTCGATGAAAAGAGATTAAAACAGCAACTCCTCGCTTAAAAAGTCTCTTAGTAAATCGTCTACGTAGCTAATTTTGTTGCTTATATTGTACCACTTTTCAGTATTTTCCAGTACAATAACCCATTAAACCATAAGCAATAGTGATGGCTTGGGCTTTTCAACTCCCAATGAAAATTACACCATGCAAACCCAAATTCCACATCTATAAACAAAACTACATCACGCAGAAGAAGCATACCCAGACTTTGCAATTTACACATTTTGAACAACTACATTCAAGCCCAATAGTCCACAGTACCAAAGTCATTACCCCATTTTCTGTTTATTCCCTAAACAATACCTTACCGTAGAGATTTACTCATTAACTTGACATCAACCCAATACTAGAGGCAGAAAATCAATGGGATTGACTTTTGAGATTGAAAGTAGTTTCTCTTCAAAATAAATTAGTCATACTTAACCAGTGTCAATGGGTCCTGTAAACGTTATAATCACCTAGAACTGCTGTAGTTATATATCATTAGTAGAAAATACCCACCCATAAAACGGTCCAAGACAACATTCCAATAGCAGACCAAATGTTCCAGAATACATACAAGGCTTTTCTTCTTAAGACCGTTTGACCTACCTAGCAATTTCGGTCAACAGTAAAATCACGGCGAAGCACAAGCAAAAGATGAATGACATTGTAGCCTGTCACTGGTTATCACATGGGCCAGTAGAGGTGAAAGTGCAACATCAAACTTCAACGCTATCTCTGTGCCAACACCTTATAAAAACATTGATATCAAAGTTGGCAGGAATCACAACTGTTGCAGATGAACTACAATTACAGTTCATAAATTAAATAGGATTAGAATTCAACATCAACCCCAGAAACCATATCAGGTGAGGAAAAAAGCTTCAGTATCAAAATTAGGTGAAACAAAATAgaactgaaaaagaaaaaaaggcaaGAAAGATTTGCACTAAAAACCAGTATGGGCACCAATTTCTAATGTCTAGGCAACATAGAACATAAGTTCTCCAACAGTTAACAATATCTACAAAGGGGAAGGTGATCTGCTCCAAAAACTAATTCAAGGCACAATGGCTTGAAAATGCTGAAGAGATTTTTTAGGATACAATTGATAAGAGTAAGATGTGGGGGTCGGAGACTATGAACATCAAATGGCTCACTTACCACCCATCCTCTAAGAGCACACAGGGTAGATGACCTCTGGGGTTTTAGCTAATTCCCATCCCTGAATacctgaaataaaataaatataaattgtcACAAAAAATCCATAATTCTAATAATATAGTTTGGCTCCCCTTTGCCACTATCAAGTTGGTAGCATgcaagaaaaagaaaacacagGTATTGTTAAAGGAAACTGAAAAGAATGCAAATGACACATGCCTTGAGTCATCAGAATGTGACATTTAAGGATTCTTGATTACTACTGCCATGAAGATTGCTTGTATCCATTCCATCCTCCCTCGGGTTCCTTCCTTTTCAAAATACCACCAGGAACCTGATGGATTCTTGCTTGCTCCTCTGCCTGGGGATGTGAACTGGCAACAGACAGTTGCCTTGAGGCAAGAGGTACCATCTCATCTCTTCCTTCAATGTCTGGGCCTCCAGGCCCAGCATTTAAGTCTAGACCTTGCCTTCCCCAATGCCTACCATTCTCAGCACCACTACTATGACTACCATCAGGAAGGCTAACAACATAGGGCCTTGGGTAATGGGATGGAACAGAACCAACAGGTCGTAATAATTGCGAATGAACTGGAGGAAAACAAAACCTCCCACCAGAAGATGAATCAACATAAGTAGATGAACCAGCAGAAAAGCTAGTTGAAGGAAGAGGGAATGTTGTTCCAAAAGGGAAAAGAGGGTATTGGAAAGGAGTTGATGGGAATGACACTGCTGGAGCAGATGACAACATGGGTTCCCTATATACATCAGGATTAAAAGGGGTGGCACCAACAGGTGGGCCCAAAACCCTTTGTGGCCCACCAGTTGCAACAATTGGAAAAGGCTGCTCTCTGTCGGGCAAGATCGATTGGATTGTGATAGATGAGTATGTATTCTCGGTAGGAAACCATGATGAGAAATTTCCCATCTCCGTACCATTCATCCGCAAGCTGGAAACTGATGGTTGAGATGGGGCATTGCTGCTTCTAGCGTTATGGCTAAATAGTGATGGATCAATGCTTATCTCATCAACAGCAGGTCCATTGTTCAAATCAAAGTCCCTACGGACAGTTACTTCACTATTAAGAATCCCAGACAATGATTTTATAGGCTGCATAGGGACATCCAGTCTCCGACTAAACCCAGTAGACTGATTACCAAAATCAGCTGGCTCATCAACTCTATTCAAATCAAGATCAAGTCCCCCGGATGACCGAATGGATGGAGAACCCACCATTCCACAAGTTAAATCACAAGTACTTGTAAGGTCCAGTGCAGAGTCTGTGCCCTTAGCAAAACTTCGGGAAGCTAGATCCTGAAGCACTCTCTCATCAGGTACATTCAAATCAATATCCAAAGGAGGACGACTTTGTTTCCTAGTACTAACATCAGCAATAGAAGTGTTGCTTGTACCCAGAGGGATATCCAAAATCTTTCTGGGCTCAGCTGGCCGAAATGCACTTGTGGCTGCTGATCCCTTCCAACCAAGTGCCCCTTTGGTCCGCAAAAGGTCATCTGGGGGAACAAAAGGCCCTTTAGCAGCAGCAGCAACAGTAATTGTAGAAGGGACACTGCTAGCCACAGAAGAAACAGGGAAAGGCAATGAGCTAAATTGGACAGGAGCTGAACATCCTGATGCTGTCAAGTTATTTGGATCCCCAAATTTCCCCTCATCTGCATTAAAGCCTTCATTCAAGTCAAATTCAACTTTTGTCTCTATATCTGTACCACCTGTAACAGGAGCATCTCTAGTGGCTGATGTCCCTTCCACTTCATCTGCCTCTTCGCCGGTCAAATTAGACCCCCTTGGCCACATAGGTTGCTCTGTTTCCATTACAGTAGGTGATACACATGGAGATGGTCCAGCACGTGGTTCATTTCCCTTACGATCTTCTAAATTCTCCTCCACATGCTCACCTTTCTGAGCATTGACAGCTGAACCAACAACAAATACAATTAATTACCAATTGATGATgtaaactaaattgaaaaagaaaaaggacttaatttgaTGTgtatttcataattaattaagagAACAATAAGAGAAGCATTACTTTCCCATTCACCTGCATTACTAGGAGCATCACTCTCAACATCCTTCTCAGCCTTCACTTCATCAACATTTTCCAGAACCATATCTTTACCAAAACCAGGAGGCAAAGTTTCTGTCACTGTACCATTGATGGAATGTCCAACTACTGGTGACTTCTGATGAGTCTGTGAACTTCTTTCCGAACCTTCAAGGACATTTTTCTTGTTGTCAGCATCAACTTCAACAGAAGGTACAGATGAAGATCCTGGAACAACTTCTTTCTCAACTTTTACAAACAGACCTACGACCTTATCTTCATTAGCCACAGAAGAGCACCCTTTTTGTTTAGTACCCAAACTGCTATCACCATCCACTCCACCTGCCTTTTTCTCCAGATGCTCTTTGCAATCTCCAATATCAGTAGTTTTCTCCGCAGTGCTTGCAGAGGGCAAATTGATTAAAGTGGTCGTTACATTTTCCTTTAATTTATCATTTTCAGGACATGGGTCTCCAGTGTACAGAATACTTAAAGACCTTAAATGTTCATTCAGTTCTCTAGATTTTTCTAGAGAGGAACCAATCTTGCTGTCTGCATTCCTGGCCCATGAATTACCACCAACTGCCTGCTTCAAATGCTCATCATTGGCACCTTCAACAGACTGATTTTGATCTCGAACAACCTCATCCCCAGAAGAAGGTTTTAGTTTTGTATCATTGCCTGTGTCAGAGAGCTCAACAAAAGGGGCCTTTCTTTGTGGAGATTCTATCAGTGAAGCCACATCCACTCCAGTAGCCACACTAGCAAGAAGATTCATTCCAGCATCATCTCCAACAGGCATGCACACATTTGATTCAGAGAACTTGACACAACTATCAATTAGAGCATTTATGGAGCTGAAAGAAGGCTCCTGCATTTTCCCTGATTTATGTTCATTTCCAGAAGATGAAGCAGTTTTAGTAACTTCATTTGTTTTCCTAGCCCCTTCTCCAGTCCTACAGTTTTCTTCATCAGGAACAGCTGCAGGTGAACCATCTCCCTCATCAAACCCCGTCAGCATGTCTTTTAAGTCATTGCTCTGCCACGATTCAGTATTCACATCAGTAATAACATTTGTCCGGTAACTATCATTCTTCTCCTTCAAGTTACGATCGAATTGTTCCTGTGTCTCTGAAAGCACAGGAGAAGAAGCCCTGCTATTCATGACAGAGTGATCTTCAAGAGATCCTCCACTGGCACTTTGTACTGGACTTCTACCTCGATTTGGGATCTTAACAATGAACTTATGACTATTAGACACAGCCATAGGAGCATCCACAGCCCTTTCACATGCTAAACCAGACTGTGATATTTTTTCTGATGCAAGATTTCTGTTAAAGGAAGAATTTTTGCCTGATCCAGTTTCCCTTTGAACTCCAGATGACCCTGGGAAACCATTATTGGATTTCCGGTGTCGGGAAGAATTACCCGAGATCTTAGAGACTGATCCAGAACCAGCTGCAGAACTTCTTGCATCCTCCTTTATAGAAAGTCCACCAGCCTTTGCATGGTCACTAGAACAAGACTGACTATTGTTGTGGGACTGACTCGAACTGCTGCTTTTCTCATCCTTTGCTATTGTTTGAGGATCAGAGGTGCCAACAACAGCAGCATTTCGTGCTTGCACATCTTTTAAATTTGCAATGGCAGAAGCAGGTGATATTGCGGCCTTCATAGATCCCAGTGATGCAGAAGTAGACTTGGTAGCACTCTCTCCTTGAGCAAGCTTAACAGAACCAGTTTTAGAGGCAGAAACCTGTGTGACTGAATTCTTCATGGCAACCTCAGATGATCCAGAATGCTTGTTTCCACTGTGAGAAACCTCCGAAACTCGAGACCTTGCAGGCCAGGGAACAGCTTGGTTTGAGCCACACTTGGCATCCATCTCAGCCTCAACTCTTTTTTTCCATGTATCAACTAAACTCCTTGCTTTCTTCTGTATATCTATGTTCTTATGAGTGCGCAAATGATTCACAGACTTGCCAATGTTACACATCTGTAGAGCTGTGAGATTTACAGGTAACTTATCAAGTGCTCGGAGTAAGGTTAATAGAAAATCATCAACTGATCTATCATCCTTGGAGCCACTACCATCACCAATCTTCCCTTTGTGGACTTCCTGGAGCCATTCATCAAAAACACGCAACCCTCTGAGCTGAACAAAATGACTAAGACAGTCAAACTTGTCTGTAGCTGATATTACACTAGCAAGCATTGACCGGCTCACCAAgtctattttcttttcatttctctCAGGCACCATGAGATGAATCAATTTCTCAACTCCTTCATAATCTTCTAGGCCCCCCTTTTCAGCGATCTTTGCAATctcaatttttaaattaatttctcGTCTACCATGACCAGAATCCCCATCATCTATTTTACTAGTGCATTCCCGCTTGACAGGCTCGGAACCTTGATCACCACGCTCCCTTTTCTTTCCCTTACCCTGAGAAGGAAATGAAGCACTGTTTTGTACACTCTCTAAACTAGGTTTTAACTGTGATGTAGATGTTGGACCATTCACTGGCTTTGGAGAACATCCATCTGGCTGGACTGTAGCTTGCATTTCTAAACGTGTCTTATATAATAGATTATCTACTTCCTCTTGATGTTCCTGTAAAAGTCAGCAATATCAATTGTGAAAGTTCAAATTTGGAATAGATTATACACCTTAAAGAGAATCTAGAACTCACATTAATGTAATCTCGATCAGTTAGCCACCATAAACACTTGTTTGTAATGTCATAAACTCGCCGGCAAACAAGTGAGCAAATCCCAGATGGAAGTTCAACGTCTTTAGGAAGAAATGCAACTTTACACGGATGGAGTAATGATGCAGCAGGAATCTCATCCTTATGAAAGGAATAAAAGATTTCGTTTGGCGCAGCTTCCAGCAGGATGCCTTCGCCAAGCTTTACTTCAGCGGGTCGATAAAGCCAATTCACGCCCAACTTTAACTTATTTTCTTTGCTTGCAGTCAGGCACCGAATTATTCCAATGAAAGGTGGAGAATCTAGAGCTGGTTTGAAGAGAGCACAGTCACCAATTCTGATATTGCGTCCATCCTATAAGGGGGAAACCAGGCATGTAAACTTCACCagtgagaatatatatataaacaatttggttaaaagaaataaaaagggagaagaagaggaagaagaagaagcttGATCAACACCTCAAACTTGCATTAATCAGTTACTTCTAAAAACTATCAACTTAGCTACATAGACTGAGCAACCTAACAGCAGTACAAATGGCAATTCGATACAGACAAAACCAACACAAATCAACAACCTCATCCAGCAACTAGTAATTGCTTAAACAATTAGATATGATGATGATTCCAAGAAACCATCTTTATTAGATAAGAACATCGTCTAAATGCGTAATTGCAGAAAAAAGATGCATATAACGGCAATTCAAGCCTAATTAGTAAATCAACTATAATTCTATATGAGCAAATTCCACAAGACTTCACCACTAGCAAGAACAAGGTTCATATGCATTCAAAACCTGCTATACTAATATCAGGGAAACCATTATACATCTATACTGAACAAAAACTTAACAATTCGCATACTGATAATAGGTTGTTTATATCACGCACTCCTCTTTAAAGCCTTGGATATGTCTTAGGTACTGCTTCAACAGACATCATTATCATATAAATATGACTCCGTTGAAGATGTCCAATACATTTCTCTGGACTAATTTTTGACATGTTTTATCAGAGAAAACATCGAGCATAACAAAAATCATGTTCCTTCTCACTCATATACAACTATGTCAAAACCCGATTCCAAATGGGAAGACCAATACACTTGCGTTATCTAGGACAACTATCTTTTTACACATAATAGAACAGGATGCATTACAGAAACTCGCAAGACTTGCCATATACAGAAAGACCAGAAGCAAATATTGCATTTACCACATCCCAGGTCAACTATTGGAGCAATAACTCCCCAAAAAATGTATCCTTATTTTTCAAGCTCTTCCAAAATTGGAATAATTTTCCAATACAATTATAAATCATAATGCTGGTGATTACTCCTTAATCATCATTCCTACCTAAAGTTAGCAAATTCCTAATATTCAGGTTCATTAGCAAATTCCTAATATTCAGGTTCATTTACATCAATCTGTCTAAAATCCAAATATTTCTATTGTGTCCAAAACACTTTCTACCTGGAACTAAAATTAGCTTGGACGAAGAAAACCCACCCCATGGCAGGCTGAATGATTATAGCTACATGTCCACAATTAAAAGTTTCAGATAAGTTAGTAGGATATTTCAGCTGTAGAATAGCTTCTAGaggagaaaatgaaaaagaagttATTGTTATTTTAGGACACTAATCCATCTGAAGAGAGACGCCCTTCCCCATCTTACCCAACTTATTATGTGGTACAATCGTTCTTCACAGCTGCAACACTATATGATCCGCAAAACCAAGCCTAACAAAAATGTCTTGCACATATACCTCAGTAAAACAGTCAACCCAAAACATAAAAACATAAATGCCTTCATATGAGTCAGTTAAAATTTCGAAAAATGTCCAAAACAATTCAGACAACTGACTAGATTTTACTCCAAACGAGCTCAACAAATCATCCACAAAGTTTAAACCAAGCCAACAAAATTGACGAAATTTGCGACTATTTCAACACTTCCCCTCATCAATCAAGACACCATCTCAAAATTCTCAAGCAAAATCGAACCTCTTCATTTACCAAAATCGATATGATAAAGCACCTCTCACCAAATCACCTGATAAAACAAACCAACAAGCGAACAAAAAGGAAAAcctagaaaataaagaaaaatatccaATCAAATCAAATTAAGTGAAATTGATTTAGAAAGTTATACCTTTGAAAATGAATTAACGgtagaggaagaagaaaaagagagcGAACCAACACCATCACCACTCAGAACCTCCGTTGCACGTGTAGGGACTGTCCACATCAGCCGTGCCTTTTTCCTCTCCTCATCTCCTCCCCGCCCATGCATAGCCTTGCATTTTTCCCTTCGAGTACCATCAATCCGCCCTCCTAATGGCTATCTTTCTTTTTCCCCTCTTGAATTCCAGCTCCCCTTATTTCACCAACTCAAGCCCTAGATCACCAACCCCTACCTCTGTCAGAAATCTTCCCTTAACCAAACCCTAATTTCCCCAATCACAAATCCAAAAACCTAAATCCCTTCGACCGTGATTCTTCCGTTACCCAATCTAATTCAACCTTCTGCGTTCGATTTCTTAAGCCGCCTTTCGATCtacataagaaaataaaaaagagaagttaaaatttaaaaggaagcaaAAACTTGCTCTATTTCTAGAGAGAGAGACATAGAGAGGGACGGCAAAAGAAAAGGTGCACTTCGATACATGGTAGGGCAGAGCGGGCAATGGGTTTGGGCAGATCGGATAGTTCGGGCGAGTTTTTAGCAATAGCAAGATAAAGTCACGGATAAGCAATGATTTAAAAATCGGTTCATTAGTTAAGTCGTTTATACTTGGTTCGGttcatttctatttattttataaattattaggAAGCCCAGTTCAAACACTTTTAAGCTCGTATTAAAATTCTGGAAGCCCAAACATTACCCCTTTATGCCTTTACTAGAATTTTGAATACCTTTTTCACATAAATTAACATACAAACTTCTTTTTTACTTTGGGGTTTTTTTCTTCCTACATTACGCTCAAAACTTATTACATTTTCTCAGTTTCTtatctaaattttattttgacaaaaaattcatttaaatcttatttgaaaatttcttttataattttttgttcttttcgattttataattttttcataaCAATCTTGGAGTACAGCGTAATCTCACCTTAATGGAAtccaagtttaaggactaaattgaaaaaaattgtcaaattctaagactaacgtagaaAGAAAAGTGCAATGACCAAGTAGGGAAAAGTTGCAAGTTTAGAGACTAAATGTTGTTTTATCTTTATCTTATTTATATTGGAGCAAACTACATTTGTAGTCACCCAACTGTTAGtaagtttttcttttttggtcactcaattgtgaaaagttataaaatgatcatccaattatttgattttttttcttttttggtcaatGACCTTCAATTGCTTACGAATAGATGATGTGGTATattttaaaattggcataataacaattttaacccTAAATACTTATACattgtgtcaatttagtcttgatt from Gossypium arboreum isolate Shixiya-1 chromosome 9, ASM2569848v2, whole genome shotgun sequence includes the following:
- the LOC108456593 gene encoding uncharacterized protein LOC108456593 isoform X2, whose translation is MHGRGGDEERKKARLMWTVPTRATEVLSGDGVGSLSFSSSSTVNSFSKDGRNIRIGDCALFKPALDSPPFIGIIRCLTASKENKLKLGVNWLYRPAEVKLGEGILLEAAPNEIFYSFHKDEIPAASLLHPCKVAFLPKDVELPSGICSLVCRRVYDITNKCLWWLTDRDYINEHQEEVDNLLYKTRLEMQATVQPDGCSPKPVNGPTSTSQLKPSLESVQNSASFPSQGKGKKRERGDQGSEPVKRECTSKIDDGDSGHGRREINLKIEIAKIAEKGGLEDYEGVEKLIHLMVPERNEKKIDLVSRSMLASVISATDKFDCLSHFVQLRGLRVFDEWLQEVHKGKIGDGSGSKDDRSVDDFLLTLLRALDKLPVNLTALQMCNIGKSVNHLRTHKNIDIQKKARSLVDTWKKRVEAEMDAKCGSNQAVPWPARSRVSEVSHSGNKHSGSSEVAMKNSVTQVSASKTGSVKLAQGESATKSTSASLGSMKAAISPASAIANLKDVQARNAAVVGTSDPQTIAKDEKSSSSSQSHNNSQSCSSDHAKAGGLSIKEDARSSAAGSGSVSKISGNSSRHRKSNNGFPGSSGVQRETGSGKNSSFNRNLASEKISQSGLACERAVDAPMAVSNSHKFIVKIPNRGRSPVQSASGGSLEDHSVMNSRASSPVLSETQEQFDRNLKEKNDSYRTNVITDVNTESWQSNDLKDMLTGFDEGDGSPAAVPDEENCRTGEGARKTNEVTKTASSSGNEHKSGKMQEPSFSSINALIDSCVKFSESNVCMPVGDDAGMNLLASVATGVDVASLIESPQRKAPFVELSDTGNDTKLKPSSGDEVVRDQNQSVEGANDEHLKQAVGGNSWARNADSKIGSSLEKSRELNEHLRSLSILYTGDPCPENDKLKENVTTTLINLPSASTAEKTTDIGDCKEHLEKKAGGVDGDSSLGTKQKGCSSVANEDKVVGLFVKVEKEVVPGSSSVPSVEVDADNKKNVLEGSERSSQTHQKSPVVGHSINGTVTETLPPGFGKDMVLENVDEVKAEKDVESDAPSNAAVNAQKGEHVEENLEDRKGNEPRAGPSPCVSPTVMETEQPMWPRGSNLTGEEADEVEGTSATRDAPVTGGTDIETKVEFDLNEGFNADEGKFGDPNNLTASGCSAPVQFSSLPFPVSSVASSVPSTITVAAAAKGPFVPPDDLLRTKGALGWKGSAATSAFRPAEPRKILDIPLGTSNTSIADVSTRKQSRPPLDIDLNVPDERVLQDLASRSFAKGTDSALDLTSTCDLTCGMVGSPSIRSSGGLDLDLNRVDEPADFGNQSTGFSRRLDVPMQPIKSLSGILNSEVTVRRDFDLNNGPAVDEISIDPSLFSHNARSSNAPSQPSVSSLRMNGTEMGNFSSWFPTENTYSSITIQSILPDREQPFPIVATGGPQRVLGPPVGATPFNPDVYREPMLSSAPAVSFPSTPFQYPLFPFGTTFPLPSTSFSAGSSTYVDSSSGGRFCFPPVHSQLLRPVGSVPSHYPRPYVVSLPDGSHSSGAENGRHWGRQGLDLNAGPGGPDIEGRDEMVPLASRQLSVASSHPQAEEQARIHQVPGGILKRKEPEGGWNGYKQSSWQ